The Ktedonobacterales bacterium genome contains the following window.
AGCCCAGCCCGGCAAAGATCAAGCCAATGATGACGGCTATCGCGCCCCACATATCCGAAATGAAATGAAACGAATCCGCCTCCAGCGCCGCGCTGCCGCCGCTGGCCCCAGCCGCCCGATTTAGATAGCGGCTGGTTGCCAGATCAATCACCACCGACCCGCCCATCACCGCAAACGCCCACCACTGCACATCAATTGTAAAACCGTTGATGATGCGCAAGATCGACTCATAGATCAAAATGCCGCTGGCAACGCCGATAATCAGCATTTGCAGCAGGCTGCTCAGGTTCTCGTAGCGCGCGGGTCCAAAGGCGTGCTGGCTGTCGGGGGGCTGCCCGGCGCGGCGAATGCCCCAGACCGCCAGCACGCTTGCCGTCAGATCAGTCAGCGAATGGACCGCCTCGGCGATCAACCCGATGCTGCCCGCCAGAAACCCGACGCCGCCCTTGACCAGAATCAGGCAGAGATTCACGGCCACCGAAACCAGCGCCGCCCGTATCTTGCCTGGCGTCGCTGGCCCAGGCAAGGGG
Protein-coding sequences here:
- a CDS encoding cation diffusion facilitator family transporter; this encodes MAEHVVSPRTNQPPLPGPATPGKIRAALVSVAVNLCLILVKGGVGFLAGSIGLIAEAVHSLTDLTASVLAVWGIRRAGQPPDSQHAFGPARYENLSSLLQMLIIGVASGILIYESILRIINGFTIDVQWWAFAVMGGSVVIDLATSRYLNRAAGASGGSAALEADSFHFISDMWGAIAVIIGLIFAGLGFKIADPLAAIAVALVIGGTALRSGVRTTGILLDKAPPRALLDRITEVAASHPQVKGVRELRARVAGKRVLLDIAVALDPDISIQAAHDIAHQVSTEIQRRIPEVMDAVVHAEPEGAAHATNVSPKTSE